One stretch of Streptomyces sp. MMBL 11-1 DNA includes these proteins:
- the map gene encoding type I methionyl aminopeptidase: protein MSGQSLLVPGEITPVRSVPGNIRRPEYVGKPAPTPYTGPEVQDSDTVERMRVAGRIAAQAMEEAAKHIAPGVTTDKLDRVAHDFMVDHGAYPSTLGYRGFPKSLCTSLNEVICHGIPDSTVLRDGDIVNLDVTAYINGVHGDNNATYLCGDVDEESRLLVERTRESLNRAIKAVRPGRQINVIGRVIESYAKRFGYGVVRDFTGHGINSSFHSGLIIPHYDSPHATTVMQPGMTFTIEPMLTLGTHEYDLWEDGWTVVTKDRKRTAQFEHTLVVTETGAEILTLP from the coding sequence ATGTCTGGCCAGTCGCTTCTCGTACCAGGGGAGATCACTCCCGTCCGTTCCGTACCCGGAAACATCCGGCGTCCCGAGTACGTGGGGAAGCCGGCCCCGACGCCGTACACCGGCCCGGAGGTCCAGGACTCCGACACCGTGGAGCGGATGCGCGTCGCGGGCCGTATCGCCGCGCAGGCGATGGAGGAGGCCGCCAAGCACATCGCCCCCGGGGTCACCACGGACAAGCTCGACCGGGTCGCCCACGACTTCATGGTCGATCACGGCGCGTACCCCTCCACCCTCGGCTACCGGGGCTTCCCCAAGTCGCTGTGCACCTCGCTCAACGAGGTCATCTGCCACGGCATCCCCGACTCCACCGTGCTGCGCGACGGCGACATCGTGAACCTGGACGTCACCGCGTACATCAACGGCGTGCACGGCGACAACAACGCCACCTACCTCTGCGGCGACGTCGACGAGGAGTCGCGGCTGCTGGTCGAGCGCACCCGGGAGTCGCTGAACCGCGCCATCAAGGCGGTCAGGCCCGGCCGCCAGATCAACGTGATCGGCCGGGTCATCGAGTCGTACGCGAAGCGGTTCGGCTACGGGGTCGTCCGCGACTTCACCGGGCACGGGATCAACTCCTCGTTCCACTCCGGCCTGATCATCCCGCACTACGACAGCCCGCACGCCACCACGGTGATGCAGCCGGGCATGACCTTCACCATCGAGCCGATGCTGACGCTGGGCACCCACGAGTACGACCTGTGGGAGGACGGCTGGACCGTGGTGACGAAGGACCGCAAGCGGACCGCCCAGTTCGAGCACACGCTGGTGGTCACGGAGACCGGGGCGGAGATCCTCACGCTCCCGTAA
- a CDS encoding site-2 protease family protein: MTTAATRGDRSVSPVFLGIAAVTAVGGWAVWTGFADATGFAVFLFVTGAWIVSLCLHEYAHARTALHSGDLSVGSKGYLTLNPLKYTHALLSIVLPVLFVIMGGIGLPGGAVYIERGRIHGRWKHSLISAAGPLTNVAFAVVCTAPFWLDALDGVPLAFRYALAFLAMLQVTAAILNFLPVPGLDGYGVIEPWLSYRIRRRVEPIAPFGLIAVFAMLWIPEVNIAFFDAVHALLRGLGVEEFQRYCGYDLYRFWRGLFDEQDPGCAVG; this comes from the coding sequence ATGACCACCGCAGCCACTCGCGGCGACCGGAGCGTCAGCCCGGTCTTCCTCGGTATCGCCGCCGTCACCGCGGTCGGGGGCTGGGCGGTGTGGACGGGTTTCGCGGACGCCACCGGCTTCGCGGTGTTCCTGTTCGTCACCGGCGCCTGGATCGTCTCGCTCTGTCTGCACGAGTACGCGCACGCCCGTACCGCGCTGCACAGCGGGGACCTCTCGGTCGGGTCGAAGGGCTATCTGACGCTCAATCCGCTGAAGTACACGCACGCGCTGCTCAGCATCGTGCTGCCGGTGCTCTTCGTGATCATGGGCGGGATCGGGCTGCCCGGCGGCGCGGTGTACATCGAGCGCGGCCGGATCCACGGCCGCTGGAAGCACAGCCTGATCTCGGCGGCGGGCCCGCTGACGAACGTGGCGTTCGCGGTGGTGTGCACGGCCCCGTTCTGGCTGGACGCGCTCGACGGGGTGCCGCTCGCCTTCCGGTACGCGCTGGCGTTCCTGGCGATGCTCCAGGTGACGGCGGCGATCCTGAACTTCCTGCCGGTCCCGGGCCTGGACGGGTACGGGGTGATCGAGCCCTGGCTCTCGTACCGGATCCGCCGCCGGGTCGAGCCGATCGCGCCGTTCGGACTGATCGCGGTGTTCGCGATGCTGTGGATCCCCGAGGTGAACATCGCGTTCTTCGACGCGGTCCACGCGCTGCTGCGCGGACTGGGCGTCGAGGAGTTCCAGCGGTACTGCGGCTACGACCTGTACCGCTTCTGGCGGGGTCTCTTCGACGAGCAGGACCCGGGCTGCGCGGTGGGCTGA
- a CDS encoding PhzF family phenazine biosynthesis protein, with amino-acid sequence MSDYDVPRGIDVLRVFCGPDGRYGNALGVVRDGRGHPDEASRQLLARRLGFSETVFVDDPERGRVDIHTPGLRLPFAGHPLVGTAWLLDLEVLELEVGDVFARQDGEFTWIAARPEWVPPRVLQQYASAAEVEALPGPPPGEGWLYAWAWEDEAAGRVRARAFPRRGEEIVEDEATGAAALLLSARLGRALNITQGRGSQILTAPAPDGTVEVGGRVLMAVRG; translated from the coding sequence GTGAGCGACTACGACGTACCCCGGGGCATCGACGTCCTGCGCGTGTTCTGCGGACCCGACGGCCGGTACGGCAACGCCCTCGGCGTCGTACGCGACGGACGCGGCCACCCCGACGAGGCCTCCCGGCAACTGCTCGCCCGGCGGCTCGGCTTCAGCGAGACCGTGTTCGTCGACGACCCGGAGCGCGGGCGGGTGGACATCCACACCCCGGGGCTCCGGCTGCCGTTCGCCGGACACCCGCTGGTGGGCACCGCCTGGCTGCTGGACCTGGAGGTTCTGGAGCTGGAGGTCGGGGACGTGTTCGCGCGCCAGGACGGGGAGTTCACCTGGATCGCCGCCCGCCCCGAGTGGGTCCCGCCGCGCGTGCTCCAGCAGTACGCGAGCGCCGCCGAGGTCGAGGCGCTGCCGGGACCGCCGCCCGGCGAAGGGTGGCTCTACGCCTGGGCCTGGGAGGACGAGGCGGCCGGGCGGGTGCGCGCGCGGGCCTTCCCGAGGCGCGGGGAGGAGATCGTCGAGGATGAGGCTACGGGCGCGGCGGCCCTGCTGCTCAGCGCACGGCTCGGCCGGGCCCTGAACATCACACAAGGACGCGGCTCCCAGATCCTCACCGCACCCGCGCCGGACGGCACGGTGGAGGTCGGGGGCCGCGTCCTGATGGCCGTGCGGGGCTGA
- the npdG gene encoding NADPH-dependent F420 reductase, with product MTTQDSGSAPKPPAKDPWDLPDVSGLSVGVLGGTGPQGRGLAYRLARAGQRVTLGSRNAARAEQAAAELGFGVEGADNAECARRSDIVIVAVPWDGHAETLQSLREELAGKLVIDCVNPLGFDKKGAYALKPEEGSAAEQAAALLPDSRVTAAFHHLSAVLLQDESIEEIDTDVLVLGETRADTDLVQALAGRIPGMRGIFAGRLRNAHQVESLVANLISVNRRYKAHAGLRTTDV from the coding sequence ATGACTACACAGGACAGCGGCAGCGCGCCCAAGCCCCCCGCCAAGGACCCCTGGGACCTTCCCGACGTCTCCGGCCTCAGCGTCGGCGTGCTCGGCGGGACCGGCCCGCAGGGGCGCGGCCTCGCCTACCGGCTCGCGCGCGCCGGACAGCGGGTCACCCTCGGCTCCCGGAACGCGGCGCGCGCCGAGCAGGCGGCGGCCGAGCTGGGCTTCGGCGTCGAGGGCGCGGACAACGCGGAGTGCGCCCGGCGCAGCGACATCGTGATCGTCGCCGTGCCGTGGGACGGCCACGCCGAGACGCTTCAGTCCCTGCGCGAGGAACTCGCGGGCAAGCTCGTGATCGACTGCGTCAACCCGCTCGGCTTCGACAAGAAGGGCGCCTACGCCCTCAAGCCGGAGGAGGGCAGCGCCGCCGAACAGGCCGCCGCCCTGCTGCCGGACTCCCGGGTCACCGCCGCCTTCCACCACCTCTCGGCCGTGCTGCTCCAGGACGAGTCCATCGAGGAGATCGACACCGACGTACTGGTCCTGGGGGAGACCCGGGCCGACACGGACCTCGTGCAGGCGCTGGCCGGCCGCATCCCCGGTATGCGGGGCATCTTCGCGGGCCGGCTCCGCAACGCCCACCAGGTCGAGTCACTGGTCGCCAACCTGATCTCGGTCAACCGCCGCTACAAGGCCCACGCCGGGCTGCGCACCACCGATGTCTGA
- a CDS encoding biliverdin-producing heme oxygenase translates to MDATATVTPFSTLIRTASHEQHTEAETSTFMSDLLGGRLGVDAYTCYTEQLWFVYRALEEGAEALRDDPVAGPFIQPELMRSTELERDLAHLRGADWREGAEPLPATAAYAARVAECARTWPAGYIAHHYTRYLGDLSGGQIIRDKAEKTWGFERKGDGVRFYVFEEITNPAAFKRGYRELLDAVNADDLEKQRIVEECKRAFALNTAVFRELGEVFPLSA, encoded by the coding sequence TTGGACGCAACCGCCACCGTCACTCCCTTCTCGACGCTGATCCGCACCGCGTCGCACGAGCAGCACACCGAGGCCGAGACCTCGACCTTCATGAGTGACCTGCTCGGCGGGCGGCTGGGAGTGGACGCCTACACGTGCTACACCGAGCAACTGTGGTTCGTGTACCGGGCGCTGGAGGAAGGCGCGGAGGCCCTGCGCGACGACCCGGTCGCCGGCCCGTTCATACAGCCGGAGCTGATGCGCTCCACCGAGCTGGAGCGCGACCTGGCGCACCTGCGCGGGGCCGACTGGCGCGAGGGGGCCGAGCCGCTGCCCGCCACCGCCGCCTACGCGGCCCGGGTCGCGGAGTGCGCGCGCACCTGGCCCGCCGGTTACATCGCCCACCACTACACGCGCTACCTCGGCGACCTCTCGGGCGGTCAGATCATCCGCGACAAGGCGGAGAAGACCTGGGGATTCGAGCGCAAGGGCGACGGCGTGCGCTTCTACGTCTTCGAGGAGATCACCAACCCGGCCGCGTTCAAGCGGGGTTACCGCGAGCTGCTGGACGCGGTGAACGCGGACGACCTGGAGAAGCAGCGCATCGTCGAGGAGTGCAAGCGTGCCTTCGCGCTGAACACCGCGGTCTTCCGCGAACTGGGCGAGGTCTTCCCGCTCAGCGCGTGA
- a CDS encoding AfsR/SARP family transcriptional regulator, with amino-acid sequence MRYCILGTTRALRDDGTAVPLGGARLRALLTVLALRPGRTVPAGVLVDEVWVGDPPADAAGALQALVGRARRALGRGAVESVAGGYRLAAPPDAVDLHRFERLAGEGSRALEGGDAPHALVLLGEALALWHGPALADLPDRAATASRWEARRLDARCTRLGALLALGRAGEALPELAVLCDAHPLDEPLQVLRITALRDAGRPAEALAAYEEVRTLLDDRLGTAPGPALRALHTELLHQEPAAPPVPGFALRPAPGAQPAVGAALSQATPTAPPIPPGNLRARLTSFVGRDNDIAALRDDLARSRLVTLLGPGGAGKTRLSQETAEAAAESWPDGVWLAELAPVDDPDSVPEAVLSALGAREAVLRGAGAEELRATDRTAADPLVRLTEHCAPRRMLLLLDNCEHVIGAAAALADRLLTHCPQLTVLATSREPLGVPGEFVRPVDPLPDPMALRLLAERGAAARPGFRTDADGATAAACAEICRRLDGLPLAIELAAARLRMLTPRQIADRLDDRFRLLTNGSRTVLPRQQTLRAVVDWSWDLLDAAERAVLRRLSVFAGGCSLAAAEEVCALPAPADGVAVDSPDVAALLGSLVDKSLVVAAPGDDEMRYRLLETVGEYAADRLDEAGERDAVERRHLVHYRELARITGPRVRGAGQRDANAVFQREYENLRTALRHAVAVGDEHEALCMVLSMSWYWMLRDLRADARQWAAAASSLGPDPFAAPGVRAPSLLERATDRPPPMNDEQLAEARRGASLIQLASVDLMFSEWSTSEGKERLKIIADTYRPGMPQTCRMPGSLWMYAILLSGDMDRLYELLDETVRASRTFGYEWELGSALHTRANFLSNTPERVAEARADADESLEIYTRLGDDWGAAEALSSRGEANERAGEFTAALNDYGAAVDYAQRIGAQSQVALLRARYAGALIEIDRLPEAEAILRDVTENGRQSGHEATPMARMHLGFVLGLQGRVDEARSQTQLVREDFKGRDAAIFGGFVHGVLAWLDNLDGAYASALENALTALTSSRDPLSMAVAPQMPSAHLTAIAHALAGFGGPGAAKDAARLLACQATLLPKGHVPSMMERRNLAHAERAVRVWIDDAAYTAAYAEGGGLTLHEATALAETYRRSPPS; translated from the coding sequence GTGCGCTACTGCATTCTCGGCACCACCCGGGCACTCCGCGACGACGGCACGGCCGTCCCCCTCGGCGGGGCGCGGCTGCGCGCCCTGCTCACTGTGCTCGCGCTGCGTCCCGGCCGGACCGTCCCGGCCGGAGTCCTCGTCGACGAGGTGTGGGTCGGCGACCCGCCCGCCGACGCGGCCGGCGCCCTCCAGGCCCTGGTCGGGAGGGCGCGCCGGGCGCTGGGCCGGGGCGCCGTCGAGTCCGTGGCGGGCGGCTACCGGCTCGCCGCCCCGCCGGACGCCGTGGACCTGCACCGCTTCGAACGCCTCGCGGGGGAGGGGAGCCGGGCCCTGGAGGGCGGCGACGCGCCGCACGCCCTCGTCCTCCTGGGGGAGGCCCTCGCCCTGTGGCACGGGCCCGCCCTCGCCGATCTGCCCGACCGCGCGGCGACGGCGTCCCGCTGGGAGGCCCGCAGGCTCGACGCGCGGTGCACCCGGCTCGGCGCCCTCCTCGCCCTTGGGAGAGCGGGCGAGGCACTCCCGGAGCTGGCCGTGCTCTGCGACGCCCACCCGCTCGACGAACCGCTCCAGGTCCTGCGCATCACGGCCCTGCGGGACGCCGGACGCCCCGCCGAGGCGCTCGCCGCGTACGAGGAGGTCCGGACCCTGCTCGACGACCGCCTCGGCACCGCCCCGGGCCCGGCCCTGCGCGCCCTGCACACCGAACTGCTCCACCAGGAACCCGCCGCGCCGCCCGTGCCGGGGTTCGCGCTCCGCCCCGCCCCGGGCGCCCAGCCCGCCGTGGGCGCGGCCCTTTCCCAGGCGACGCCGACCGCGCCCCCGATACCGCCCGGGAACCTCCGGGCCCGGCTCACCAGCTTCGTCGGCCGCGACAACGACATCGCAGCGCTCCGCGACGACCTCGCCCGGAGCCGGCTCGTCACCCTGCTCGGCCCCGGCGGCGCGGGCAAGACCCGGCTCTCCCAGGAGACCGCGGAGGCCGCCGCCGAGAGCTGGCCCGACGGCGTCTGGCTCGCCGAACTGGCACCGGTCGACGACCCGGACAGCGTGCCCGAAGCCGTCCTGTCCGCGCTCGGCGCCCGCGAGGCCGTGCTGCGCGGGGCGGGGGCCGAGGAGCTGCGGGCCACCGACCGCACCGCCGCCGACCCCCTCGTACGCCTCACCGAGCACTGCGCCCCGCGCCGGATGCTGCTCCTCCTGGACAACTGCGAGCACGTCATCGGGGCGGCCGCCGCCCTCGCCGACCGGCTGCTGACCCACTGCCCGCAGCTCACCGTCCTCGCCACCAGCCGCGAACCCCTCGGTGTGCCGGGCGAGTTCGTCCGCCCCGTCGACCCGTTGCCGGACCCGATGGCGCTGCGCCTGCTCGCCGAGCGCGGGGCGGCGGCCCGCCCCGGCTTCCGCACCGACGCGGACGGGGCGACCGCTGCCGCCTGCGCCGAGATCTGCCGCCGTCTGGACGGGCTGCCGCTCGCCATCGAACTGGCCGCCGCCCGGCTGCGGATGCTCACCCCGCGCCAGATCGCCGACCGGCTCGACGACCGCTTCCGCCTCCTCACCAACGGCAGCCGGACCGTCCTGCCCCGCCAGCAGACCCTGCGCGCCGTCGTCGACTGGTCCTGGGACCTGCTCGACGCCGCCGAACGCGCCGTGCTGCGCCGCCTCTCCGTCTTCGCCGGAGGCTGCTCCCTCGCCGCCGCCGAGGAGGTCTGCGCCCTGCCCGCACCGGCCGACGGCGTCGCCGTCGACTCCCCGGACGTCGCCGCCCTGCTCGGGTCCCTGGTCGACAAGTCCCTCGTCGTCGCCGCGCCCGGCGACGACGAGATGCGCTACCGGCTGCTGGAGACCGTCGGCGAGTACGCCGCCGACCGTCTGGACGAGGCGGGCGAGCGGGACGCCGTCGAGCGGCGCCACCTGGTCCACTACCGGGAACTGGCCCGTATCACGGGGCCCCGGGTGCGTGGCGCCGGACAGCGGGACGCCAACGCGGTCTTCCAGCGCGAATACGAGAACCTGCGCACCGCGCTCCGCCACGCCGTCGCCGTCGGGGACGAGCACGAAGCGCTGTGCATGGTGCTGTCGATGTCCTGGTACTGGATGCTGCGCGATCTGCGCGCGGACGCCCGCCAGTGGGCCGCCGCCGCCTCCTCGCTCGGCCCCGACCCCTTCGCCGCGCCCGGGGTCCGGGCCCCCTCGCTCCTGGAACGGGCCACCGACCGGCCGCCGCCCATGAACGACGAACAGCTCGCCGAGGCGCGGCGCGGGGCGTCGCTGATCCAACTGGCCAGCGTTGACCTCATGTTCAGCGAGTGGTCGACCTCCGAAGGCAAGGAGCGCCTGAAGATCATCGCCGACACCTACCGCCCCGGCATGCCGCAGACCTGCCGCATGCCCGGATCGCTGTGGATGTACGCGATCCTGCTCAGCGGCGACATGGACCGGCTGTACGAACTGCTGGACGAGACGGTCCGGGCCTCCCGGACGTTCGGCTACGAATGGGAGCTCGGCTCCGCACTCCACACCCGCGCCAACTTCCTGTCGAACACCCCCGAGCGGGTGGCCGAGGCGCGCGCCGACGCCGACGAGAGCCTGGAGATCTACACCCGGCTCGGCGACGACTGGGGCGCCGCCGAAGCGCTCTCGTCGCGGGGCGAGGCGAACGAGAGGGCGGGTGAGTTCACGGCGGCCCTGAACGACTACGGGGCGGCTGTGGACTACGCGCAGAGGATCGGCGCCCAGAGCCAGGTGGCCCTGTTGCGTGCCCGGTACGCCGGGGCCCTCATCGAGATCGACCGTCTCCCGGAGGCCGAGGCCATCCTGCGCGACGTCACCGAGAACGGGCGGCAGTCGGGCCACGAGGCGACGCCGATGGCCCGGATGCACCTGGGGTTCGTGCTCGGGCTCCAGGGGCGCGTGGACGAGGCCCGCAGCCAGACGCAGCTCGTCCGGGAGGACTTCAAGGGGCGCGACGCCGCCATCTTCGGCGGCTTCGTCCACGGGGTTCTGGCCTGGCTGGACAACCTCGACGGCGCGTACGCCTCCGCCCTGGAGAACGCGCTGACCGCGCTGACCAGCTCCCGGGACCCCCTGTCGATGGCGGTGGCCCCGCAGATGCCGTCGGCCCACCTGACGGCCATCGCCCACGCACTCGCCGGATTCGGCGGCCCCGGAGCGGCGAAGGACGCGGCCCGGCTGCTGGCGTGCCAGGCGACTCTCCTGCCGAAGGGGCATGTGCCGAGCATGATGGAGCGTCGCAACCTGGCCCACGCCGAGCGGGCCGTCCGCGTGTGGATCGACGACGCGGCGTACACGGCGGCGTACGCGGAGGGCGGTGGCCTCACACTCCATGAGGCCACCGCCCTGGCGGAGACGTACCGGCGCAGCCCTCCGTCGTAA
- a CDS encoding MFS transporter codes for MTSAPPSPPPSSPLPARILALLPDLSPWRSSADFRLLWVQGLITYFGSFMALIALPLQIKDLTGSPLAVGAMGAVELVPLVVFGLYGGALADSVDRRRVILLTEAGLGVLAAILLVNALLPEPLLWPLYVVAGGVSALAGLQRPALDSLMARIVPHKQQTAAAALNSLRWQIGAIAGPALAGLVVAYAGHGTAYGVTVCTFAASVVLCLRLSPAPPARDAQRPSLRGIVEGARYAWSRPVLLGTYAIDMAAMFFAFPNTIFPFLADDLDAEWSLGLMYAAGSVGSLALGLTSGWTSRVRRHGLFVVFGAMAWGLAIAAAGWFSSVWVVLLCLAVAGAGDMLSGLGRATIWNQTIPEELRGRLAGIEVLSYSVGPQLGQVRAGAMAGWTGTRSAIWTGGVACVASVVLLTAALPKLVRYDSETDEDAVRRREARGEE; via the coding sequence GTGACCTCAGCGCCTCCCTCGCCGCCCCCCTCCTCACCGCTGCCGGCCCGGATCCTCGCCCTGCTGCCGGACCTCTCGCCGTGGCGCTCCTCGGCGGACTTCCGGCTGCTGTGGGTCCAGGGCCTGATCACGTACTTCGGCAGCTTCATGGCGCTCATCGCGCTGCCGCTCCAGATCAAGGACCTCACAGGCTCCCCGCTCGCGGTCGGGGCGATGGGCGCCGTGGAGCTGGTGCCGCTGGTGGTCTTCGGGCTGTACGGCGGGGCGCTCGCGGACTCGGTGGACCGCCGCCGCGTCATCCTGCTGACCGAGGCGGGGCTCGGGGTGCTCGCCGCGATCCTGCTGGTGAACGCCCTGCTCCCGGAGCCGCTGCTGTGGCCGCTGTACGTGGTGGCCGGCGGGGTGTCCGCGCTCGCCGGGCTCCAGCGGCCCGCGCTGGACTCCCTGATGGCCCGGATCGTGCCGCACAAGCAGCAGACGGCGGCGGCCGCGCTGAACTCGCTGCGCTGGCAGATCGGGGCCATCGCGGGCCCGGCGCTGGCCGGTCTGGTGGTGGCGTACGCCGGCCACGGCACGGCGTACGGGGTGACGGTGTGCACGTTCGCCGCCTCCGTCGTGCTCTGTCTGCGGCTCTCCCCCGCACCGCCGGCACGGGACGCGCAGAGGCCGTCGCTGCGCGGGATCGTCGAGGGGGCGCGGTACGCCTGGAGCCGGCCGGTGCTGCTGGGGACGTACGCGATCGACATGGCGGCGATGTTCTTCGCCTTCCCGAACACGATCTTCCCGTTCCTCGCGGACGATCTGGACGCGGAGTGGTCGCTGGGCCTGATGTACGCGGCGGGCTCGGTCGGCTCGCTGGCGCTGGGGCTGACCAGCGGCTGGACGAGCCGGGTGCGCAGACACGGGCTGTTCGTGGTGTTCGGTGCGATGGCATGGGGGCTGGCCATCGCCGCGGCGGGCTGGTTCTCCAGCGTGTGGGTGGTGCTGCTCTGCCTGGCCGTGGCGGGGGCGGGCGACATGCTCAGCGGGCTGGGGCGCGCGACCATCTGGAACCAGACGATCCCGGAGGAGCTGCGGGGCCGGCTGGCGGGCATCGAGGTGCTCTCGTACAGCGTCGGCCCGCAGCTGGGCCAGGTGCGGGCCGGGGCGATGGCGGGCTGGACGGGGACCCGGTCGGCGATCTGGACGGGCGGGGTGGCGTGTGTGGCGTCGGTGGTGCTGCTGACCGCCGCGCTGCCGAAGCTGGTGCGCTACGACTCGGAGACGGATGAGGACGCGGTGCGGAGGCGGGAGGCCCGGGGGGAGGAGTGA